CACCTTCAGCTTGCCCGCATAAAATATGAAGATTATGACCACCCTTTCAATTATAGCTGGACACGAGTGCGCTGCCGCGCAGCCGTCCCAAGTCCCGCAGGGACGCCCGACCTTAGCCCAGCCATTTATGGCTGGGTTTTAGTTCGCTTCTAATTCGAGTCCCGCAGGGACGAAAGAATTTGACGAAAATGAACACGGCGCAAGCCACGAATGATTTCAGAAATATTACTTTTGTCCCTGCGGGACCGCGCTTGCCAGTTGGAGGCCGTGCGTGGAGGCGTCCCATATCCAACCCACCGGCGAACTTTGGCTTTCCACTTTTCGCAACTGCGCCTAAGTTACCCGCATGAAACATTCGGGTAGAGCGAGCAGTGCGGCCCTTAAATTGATACTCTGGACTCTGGTTGCGCTCATCGCCATTTTTGTGATCGGCCTCATCGCCAAGTTTGTCAGTTCCATTATCGCCGCCCTGGCTGTGGCCTTGATCGTTTTATGGCTTCTGTTCGTCCTTTTCACGCTCTACTTCTTTCGCGATCCCAACCCGCGCGTGCCCGAAGGCCCCGGCCTCATCGTCGCGCCCGCCCACGGCAAGATTGATATCATTGACCAAATCAACGAGCCTTTGTTCATCGGCGGACCGTGCCAGCGCATTTCCATTTTTCTTTCGGTCTTCGATGTTCATGTGCAAAACGCCCCCGTTGCCGGGCGGCTCGGTTTCTATCGCTACACCACCGGCCAATTCCTCAACGCCCTCAAGGCCGAGTCGGCCACGCATAACGAAAATGCCCTGCTGGGTTTTCATTCCACCGAACGTCCCGGTGTAAAAATTGGCGTGCGCCTCCTCGCCGGCCTCATCGCGCGGCGCATCATTCCCTTCGCCGTCGAAGGCGATACCGTCGCGCGCGGCGAACGCATCAGCCTGATTCAATTCGGCTCGCGCACCGACCTTTACCTGCCGCTCAACGCGAAGATCAAAGTCAAGCTGGGCGACCGCGCCGTCGGCGGCGAAACCATCCTGGCCACCTTCGAATAACCCAATCTTTATGGCGACCGCCCAACTCAACCCCGAGCCCCCGCCACCCAAGCTCAAGATTTATTTCCTGCCCAACCTGCTCACCGCCGCCAATCTTTTTTGCGGCTACCTCGCGCTCACGAAAATCGTGAACGTGGACCAAAACGACATCGCTCTCGGAAAATTTCAGCAAATCTACAACGCCCTCGGCCTCATCCTGCTCGCCTGCATCTTTGATTTGTTCGATGGCCGCGTCGCGCGCATGGGCGGGCGCGAAAGCCCCTTTGGCCGCGAGTTTGATTCCCTCGCCGACCTGATTTCCTTCGGCGCGGCCCCCGCGTTTCTCATCCATCGCATCGTATTGCGATATGTTTTTCGTGACCACGAGGAAATCGGCTGGTTCATCGCGTCCATTTATTTGATCTGTGGCGCGTTCCGGCTGGCTCGCTTTAATTGCCTCGCCGTGATGGCCGGCAATAGCGGCAGCAAAGACTTCCTCGGCTTCCCGATTCCCTCGGCGGCTGGCCTCGTGGCATCCCTGACCCTGCTCATGATGAAAATCTACGACAAGGATTTCGCCAATGGCCGCTGGCAATATTTTCTTCCCGTGCTGATGCTTTTTCTCTCGTGGATGATGGTGAGCGAGGTGAAATACCCGTCCTTCAAAGGCCTCGATTTCAAGGCCACCCGAACTTTTACCAAAACCCTCATCGGCATTCTCCTCATCGGCGCGATCGTGATTCTCCAGGACAAAATCCTCGTCATCGTCCTGCCCATCTTTTTCACGGCGTATTTGATCTATGGTTTTGTGCGCCCGCACATTTCCCAAAAGATCCGCGCCGAAATCGAGGAAGAGGAAGAATCTCCGGACGACTCGACAGCCGTATGAATCACCTGCGTTTTCCGTATGAGCAACCCAACTTCTATATTGGAGATCTGACACTCTGATAGTTTCGTTCGACGTTTAATCAATGCAGGACTATCCCTCCATCGCCATCGCCTTCATCACCGGCTTTTTGAGCGGGCTGCTGCTTTCCATTCCCATCGGCCCTGTCAACCTGACCATCATCAACGAAGGCGCCCGCCGTGGATTCCGTTTTGGCGTGCTGGTCGGCCTGGGTGCTTCGACGATGGAGATCATCTACTGTTCGATCGCCTTCACCGGCTTCGCCAGTTTCTTCATGCACGGATTTGTGAAAGCCGTGATGGAAGTTTTCAGCTTCGCTTTCCTGATCGTCCTCGGCACCAAATTTCTCCTCGCTCAATCCGTCCCGCACGCCGGCGCGGTGGAGCAACGGCTGGAAAAAAGATTTCACCCTCACTCCGCCTACATGACCGGTTTCCTGCGCGTGCTGGGAAATCCCGGCGTGCTGATTTTCTGGATCATCCTCAGCGCGAATTTTGTCTCGCGAGATTGGGTTCCGCCCCAGTTGGACACCAAAACCGCCTGCATCGCCGGCGTGGCGCTCGGAACCAACCTCTGGTTCTGCTGCATCAGCCACGCGGTTTCGCGGGGCCACAAAAAATTCAGCGAACAAACCCTCCTGCGCATGGAACGCGGCTCCGGCCTCGGCCTGCTCATCCTCGGCCTCATCCACGGCTGCCAGCTCGTCTGGCAACTCACCCGCGCGCGCCATCAAATATAAAATCGGCGGAAAAAATCATTCCGCCAGCATCTTCATCACTTTTTTCGCAAGCTGCGGATCGGACTGCATTTTTTCATGCGCCATCATTCGCGCGCGTTGATTTACGTCTTGATGCAGCTTGGCTGAGTCCGCCTCGTCATGCGGCACCGCGATCAACGTGATCGTTCCCATTTCATCCTTCGATTCTTCGCCCCACGTCACCCGCACCGGCGGGATGGACGGGTTGTGCGGATTTTCCGCCGAGTTATCCCAATGGATTTCCACGTCCAGCTTCGTCCCTTGCGGCAGCGCAACCAGGTCCTTGAAATAATAACGGTCCTGCCACGCGAAATCCCAGTCCGTGATATTCAACAGCGTCTTCACGTCGCCACCGGGCAGCGTCGCCGTCATTTTCATCACCGTGGCGAGATAATGCGCGTGCGCGCCGATGCCCACACCGTCAATCGCCACCGGCAGCGTGTAAGTATCGCGAATCACAAAATCCTTTTCGCCCGGCGGAATATCGAGCCCGGAAAACAGCGAATAATGCGGCGGCATTTGGATGGATGCGAGTGTCCGCGTCGGCGGCTGCTTCGCAAAATAAAAACCGACCTGCGATTTCTCCACCTCCGGTTTGCCGTCCGGATGAAAATGATATTGCACCACGAGATCAGAACCTTTGGGCAAACGAAGCGCCAAGCCGTACGGCAACTGATGAGGTTGCGCCCCGACCGCCCAGCCGCCCAACGAAACGCTCGCGCCGCTGCGCATGCCGCTGAATCCCGGTTCGTCTCCTTGCTGCGGACGCTCATGCGCGTGCCCGTTGGGGTCGGCAAAATAAAGAACATGATGCACCACCGCGCGCGCCGAGGGCCGCATGGCAATCGCCGTAACCCACTTGTCTTCCGTCAAGCCCAGCGGCACGGGAATGTTACGATAAATATCCGGGCCGTCCGCGGGAATGTGAAAACCTTTGGGCATCTCCACAATCAAATCCGGTTCGCCCAGTTGCCAGCCCGACGTGAATTTCGGCGGCTCGGGCGCCGTGCCGGAACCTTCCGGCGTGCCCGCGGCGACCCATTCCTGGATGAGCGCGATTTGCGCATCCGTCAATCGGCGATCATCACGATATTCGTAAGAAGCCGCCTGCGCCTTCCACGGCGGCATCGTGCGCGAACCGGTGAGCTTGGCAATCATGCGCGCCTTGCGCACCGCGTCATGGTAGGACAACAATGAAAATGGCGCGGCCTCGCCCGGGCGATGGCACGACGAACAATTTTGATAAATGATCGGCGCGATGTCCGCGTTGAAAGTCGGCGCGGAATAAGCCGCGAACGGTGTCATGGCCGCCGCCAGAAAAATCGTGGCAAACAATTTTGAACTTTTCATCCTTTATCTCCAGTTTCTCCGAATTGTCGGCATCATGCGCCTGCCCGGTGCGCGGGTAAATATTAAAAATTCGCGTCCCGCTCCGAATGTTCCCGGGCGAATCGCTCCGCCTTCGCGCGTTCCTTCTCCATCTCCGTTTTGATCAACGCGATCTTCGCGCGGATCAACTCCCGGTTTTCCTCGCGCGCATTCGTCAATTCCTTCAACAGGTCGTCAATGCGCTCTTCATATTCCCGGTTGCGCTCCGCAATTTGACGTTCGATTTTCGCCAGCCGCTCGTCCACGGCCAGCACTTTCAACGCGGCGGCTTGCTGCGTCTCGAGCAACTGCGCGCGGTCCGACACCAACCGCTGCACGAACTTTTGCTTGAGCCAATGCGCGAACTGCGCGGAGACTCCCGCGCGCACGTCTTCGGGCAGCGCCATGCCGCGCGAAGCGGGCGGTGAAATTTGCAGTTGTGTTTGCGTGCCGCCATCAATGGCGATATGCACGAACGGCGGTTGCTGCGGCGCGGCCAGCAATCGGCGCGACCGGCGTCCACGCCAGCGCATCAGCAGGAAAAGCAAACCGCCGCCCGCAATAAACGCCACCGCCGGCCACAACCATTGTGGACGGTTCGCGGGAATAGTCGCCATCACCACTGGCGTTGATGCCGGTTTCACAATCGCGGAAGAATTCGTGGTGAAGCTCGACGCGGTCGGAACCACTTTGGAAACCGGCGCAGCCACCGGTGCTTGTGTGACGATTGGAGCCGCCGGCGAACCAGAATCCAAATCGCAAGTCACCGCCGCGTGTTCGGAAAGCGCAACTTGCGAAAACAGCGGCGCGCTTACCCTTCCCGCATTGCGCGTGAAAAGATAATCCACAGTGGCATCCGCCCGCTCGCGCGTTCCCGGCAGCGTGACGCGTTGTTCGCGCGGCACAGCGGCCAGCGCGTTTTCAAAACCGAAACCGGCGAGCATCGGCAAAGTTTTTTCGCGCGACGAATCCGCATCGTCCATCGCTGTGTTGAAATCTCCCGCGACCACCAGCGCATCCAGGCGATTCGTCGTCCAGTTTTGCAGCGCGGCGATCTGCTTGATCAATTCACGCGCGGATTCCTCACGCGCCGATTTTTCTGCGCCGCCGCGCAGATCGGCGTCGTTGTCGCCACTCAGTTGAATCGAAAAAATTCCCGTGTTTTTTCCGCCAACACGTATTGCCGCGAAAGCGTAGCCGCCCGGCGCGCCGTTGGTTTGCCACGGTTCCGTCCACGAGATATACGCTTTCGCGTGCGACAAAATCGCCACCTGTTTTCGCGGAGCTTTCGTGCGCGGATCGCGAAACGCCGAGCAAATCACCACTTGATACTTCTCCGGCAGTAACGCTTGCGCCAATTCATCGCACGCCTTCCAATCGGCCATTTGTTGCAGGACGATGACGTCCGGTTTTAATTTCTTGAGCGCATCGGCGGCTTCGGCGATTTGACCCGCGCGGACTTTGGGCGACCATTCATTCGTGCCACCGGAAATATTGGGACGCAGGTTCCACGTAGTGACGCGCACGGGTTCGGCGAAGGCGCTGGCCATGCCCAGCAACGCAACCGTCAAAATGGAAAATGCTCGGCGCATGCTATAATGGGTCCACCGTGATCGCCACGAGGAACGGCGCGGCCCCCGCCTGCGGCGAAACAAAATCAATCGTTTTGATTTCCACATTCGGTGCGGCGTTGTCCCACGTCGTGCTGAACAACCGCAACGACCGATGCGCCAGGGCGCTGGCCTTGTTCATGCCCGTCCACACGACATTCAATTCCTTCGTGTCTTTTTCGTTCGGAAGCGTATGCCAGTCGCGCACGTCGCGGCCATAAACGATCGGTATCTCCAACTGCATATCGTTCGACGCGAAATGCACCACGTAAGTGCCGATCTGCGTGCCGTCCGGCACTCCCGTTCCGAATGCCGTAGCTTGAAGAAAATGCAAACGCGCGCATTTTTGGTTCACGGCAATTCCCTTCACGGCGACTGGAAAATTCTTGGCGCTTTCGCCCTTGCCGGCGAGTTGAATAATCCCGCGCGCGTCGTAATCCACTCCGCCAAAAGTATGCACACCGATGGGCACTGTCGCCAAATCATTGTCCACGCGGCCAAGCCAGGCCTCGGTCAACATCGCATTATAATTAGTAGTAAGGTCAACGAGGTTGGTCTTCGCATCCGCTTCGCGCGGCGGAATGACCAGCGGCGGACGCTTGACCAACCTTGCTTCGGTGGGAGGAGACGGTTTGCTCGACGGTGGTTTGACGGGTGACGGCGAGGTCGAAAAAATTTGCTTCGAAGCCAACTCCGAAGGATCCACCTGGTTCGTCACGAGTAATTCCCATGGCCCGTGGCTTTCGTAAACGCGCCCGTCGTAAGCAAGATTAAGAATCGTATCGTGATGGCGGCAGCGAACGAGCGGCACGATCGAGCCGACCAACCCCATTTGCTGCCGCTTCCAATCGCGCCACGTTTTGGTGGGATCGCTGGGCGCGTCCTTGCCCAGCGGAACCGGGCAAAATTCATACTCGTACGACGTGGAAATTTTTGGATCAGCCAGCACCGATGCCTCCGCTTGTCCCGTGCGTTTGCAAACCGGGCAGGTCAAAACTGTGACGTCATCCAAATATTGCGGCACGAGGTCGGACAACCAGTTTGGCAATTCCTTATGGTCGGCGCGATATTTCTGAATCGCCTCGTAAATGGTTTTCAAATTGTGGATGCAGGCGATTTTTTCTTCGGTGGCCTGCTGGAGATCCTCGATTTGCGCGGACGCGGCGATGGGCAAAAGCCAGGTGAAGCATAAAACAAATGTCCACAGCGCAAGCGGAAGTTTGAAAGTCGGGCGTGCCATTTTGCAAATCAGGGTAACCAAACGAGCCCGCATTTCCAGCGTCAATTTATCCTACAGGATGGGTGCATATGTCTGAAGGCTGTTCTCGAACGGCGACTGATTGGAAACCGACTGAGAGATAAGGAGGCTAATGCCGTTTTCCCGGGGAGCACACGCGCCCTCGCGTGTCCTGATGGGCGCCCCCGCCCTTCAGTCCGGTTTTGGTTTTATCGCGATGGGCAAACAAAGATGTGGCCGGCGAGGGCGCCAGCCACGGCACGCGGGGGCGCGTGCGCTCCCCGGGAATAAATAGTCCCCATTGGCGCGGGCAGGATTAGATGCGAACGGACGGGCCTGCGAGATTTCGGGTTGTCGGAATGGGCGGGCATGGCTTAGCTTGAGCGCGATACGGTGGCGCTTCTTTCCCGAAACCCCATCGGCAACTCATGAAAGTAGCACTGGCACAAATCAACACGACGGTGGGCGACCTCGCGGGCAACGAAGCGAAAATCCTCGCCGCGTATCAGCGCGGCGTCGCGGCGGGCGTGGACCTGGTGATGTTTCCCGAATTGACGATCACTGGTTATCCGCCGCGCGACCTTTTGCTCAAGCGAAGTTTTATCGCCGGGAACCTCACCGTCCTCAATCGCCTCGCCGCCGCTTCCGGCAAGACCGCGATGCTCATCGGATTCGTCGGTGAAAATAAAAACCGTCCCGGTCGTGAAGTCGCGAACTGCACCGCGCTCTTGCAGGACGGAGGCATCGTCGCCACGCGCACAAAAATGTTGCTGCCGACATACGATGTCTTCGACGAAGATCGTTATTTTGAGCCTGCGACGGGTAATTTGCCGGTGACTTTCAACGGCCAAAAAATCGGGCTGACGATTTGCGAGGATATCTGGAACGACGAAGATTTCTGGCCGGACCGGCGTTATCAGCATAACCCTCCGGTCGAACTCGCGTCAGCGGGCTCGCGGGTGATTTTCAATATTTCGGCCTCGCCGTGGTGCGTGCACAAGGAACGCACGCGGCGCGAAATGCTGCGGCGCATGGCGCTCAAGGCGAAGTGCCCGGTGATTTTTTGCAACCAGATCGGCGGAAATGACGAACTGATTTTCGATGGCGACAGCCTGGCCTACAACGCGGCCGGAGAATTGATCGCACAGGCAAAAATGTTTACCGAAGATTTTGTCGTGGTGGACACGGACGCCACGGTTGCGGTGAAACGCGCCGAAATCTCGGACGAGGAAAATATTTATCACGCGCTCGTGCTCGGCTTGCGCGATTACCTGCACAAGTGCGGTTTCAAATCGGCGGTGCTGGGTTTGAGCGGTGGAATTGATTCGGCGCTGGTGGCGTGCCTGGCGGTCGAAGCGCTGGGCAAAGAAAATGTGCGCGGCATTTCGCTGCCTTCGCAATTTTCTTCACAGGGAAGCTTGGACGATGCGCGCATCCTCGCGGAAAAATTAGGCATTCCTTACGAAGTAATTTCGATCCAGCCTGCGTTTGAAGCCGCGAAACAGCAGTTGCAACCCGCCTTTGCCGGCTTGCGTGAAGATACGACCGAAGAAAATATCCAGGCGCGTTTGCGTGGCGTGATCCTGATGGCGCTCTCGAATAAATTCGGTTCGCTGCTGCTGACGACCGGCAACAAAAGCGAACTCGCAGTCGGTTATTGCACGCTTTACGGTGACATGTGCGGCGGGCTGGCGGTGATCAGCGACGTGCCGAAGACGATGGTCTATCGGCTGGCGCGCTGGATCAATCGCGAGCGCGAAATCATTCCTGAATCGTCCATCACCAAGGCGCCGTCGGCGGAGTTGCGCCCGAACCAGACCGACCAGGATTCATTGCCGCCTTACGAAGCGCTGGACGCGATTCTCGATGCCTATGTCGTGCAGGGAAAATCGCTTTCGGAAATCGTGAGCAGCGGCGCGGATGAAGCCACCGTCAAGCGCATCATCCGCCTGATAGATTTCAACGAATACAAACGCCGCCAGGCCGCGCCCGGTTTGAAGGTGACGAGCAAGGCGTTCGGCGTAGGCCGGCGCATCCCCATCGCGCAGAAATTTCAGATCGTGTGACCGCCGCAAATTGATTACTTCGCGGGCAAACCGTACACTTCCAGTTCCTGCCAGCAATTCATCGCGCCGTTGGTGCTGCCCTTGGTGTAACCGCGGACGTAGCGCCCCTTCGTGCCTTTGCCGTCAATGATCTTGCCCATGTGCGTCTCAAAATATTCGCGGTCAGTGCCGACGCCCTGCTGCGCGACGTTATCCTTGTCGTTGTTAAAAAGGGTGGTCACGCCGGTCTTGAATTCGGGATCATCCGAAACCTGCACAATCACGTCGTGCATCACCTGGACATAACGATGATCGTGCCACAACGCGATGGCGTAGATATTATAGTCTGCGCCGAGATCCACCTGGATCCATTGCACACCCTTTTTCATTTCGACGGCGTCGGCATCAATCGCCTCTTTCTTGCCGTCGGTGATCTGGCTCAGGGATTCGCCGGGATACGGAGCGGTGCTGCTCGTCACCGTTTTGCCGAGGGCGACATTTTTCGCGCCTTTGGGGATCATGAACACTGGCGGCTTGTCGGGAATGGGTTCGATGGTCGAGTTTTTGGGAAGATCTTCCGGCGTGCCTTTGAGCGTCGGCGCGGGCAGTGTGAGCATCAGTTGTTCCTTGGCGTCGTCAGCGCGAGCAATGGCGGGCGCGGAACAAATCACCGCGAGCAAAGCGATGCGTAAAGTGAAGGTTTTCACGCGGGTCGTAATAAAATAGTTCATAATAAATTTAATGGCTGCCCGAGCTTAAGGCATAATGCCCGGCGTTTCAAAAGCAAAATTACCGGGGGAAATTTTACTAACGGCAGCCTGTTTTCAATAGACGGACGGGAGGAAATGATTATTCAGCCACGGATGAGGGAATAAGAACGAGAATGCGAATGAAAAAATAAGCGGATGCGAATGCTTGACGCGAGAAACTTCACATCCCTGCGGACCGCGGGTCTATGACCCGCAGCAATTCACGATTAGATTGCCGCTCAAGGCTGAGTCGAAAGCGGCTTGACCGGATGGACATTGCTGGGGTCGCAGACCCGCGATCCATTCGGAATAAACACCATGCGAAAAAAATTCCGGCCCAAAAAAAATTTCCCAGCCGTGTTTGGTCCGTGTTCCATCCGTGGCTAAAAAATTTTCTGAATTCAAGTGCCGCCTTCGGACTGCCTGACGCAAGCCGGATGGAAGGCGCGCAACCAACAACGCCCTTACTTGCCACGGCAGGCAGCCAGAAGGCGGCACTGTAAATCTCTCAACGAGCTTGCGCGATTACTGCGCGGGCACAGCCCGATAATATCCCGCCGAATTTGTCGCGTTCGAATCATTGAGCGAAAGAATTCCCGTCGTTGCCAGGTTCGTGCTCAGCGGAAACCAATGGATCAAATCCGGCGACGTTTGGAGCACGTAACTTTTATTTACGGTTCCGATGAGGCGGAGTTGCGCCGTCGCGTTCGTGGGATTGAACACAAACGAATCCAATCGCATCGGCGTATTCAGGAAAATGGAGACCGGCGTGGTCACGGCCGCGCCGAGCGCATTGGTAGCGACCATTTGATACGTGCCGCATTTACCATACTGGAAATTGGTGATGGTGAGCATGACGTTGGTGGCGCCCGACAGCAGGCCGCCGTTGTGCCACCATTGGCAGCCGGGCGTCAAGTGACCCGCCGCCGCCGCCGCGAGGCTGAGCGTGGCGCCGGGCGAAACCGTCTGGCTGACGGGCTGCGCCGTGATCGTCGGCGGCACAGTCAGGTTCGCATTCAACACCACCGTTCCCGCCGTGCCGTTCACACTGTCCACCGCCACGTAATAAACCGTGTTGCTCGTCGCGGCGAAACTCACGCGGCTGTTTGTGCCGCCCTGGCCGCTACCGATGTCGCAAGCCACCGGCATCAGGCTCGCGAAGTCGTCGCCATTGCCGGTATAGACCGCGAGAATCGTATTGAAACTGCTGCCGTCGGTATCAATGACCAGCACGCCGTTGTCGGCGGCCTGCACGGAAG
This genomic interval from Verrucomicrobiia bacterium contains the following:
- a CDS encoding phosphatidylserine decarboxylase codes for the protein MKHSGRASSAALKLILWTLVALIAIFVIGLIAKFVSSIIAALAVALIVLWLLFVLFTLYFFRDPNPRVPEGPGLIVAPAHGKIDIIDQINEPLFIGGPCQRISIFLSVFDVHVQNAPVAGRLGFYRYTTGQFLNALKAESATHNENALLGFHSTERPGVKIGVRLLAGLIARRIIPFAVEGDTVARGERISLIQFGSRTDLYLPLNAKIKVKLGDRAVGGETILATFE
- the pssA gene encoding CDP-diacylglycerol--serine O-phosphatidyltransferase translates to MATAQLNPEPPPPKLKIYFLPNLLTAANLFCGYLALTKIVNVDQNDIALGKFQQIYNALGLILLACIFDLFDGRVARMGGRESPFGREFDSLADLISFGAAPAFLIHRIVLRYVFRDHEEIGWFIASIYLICGAFRLARFNCLAVMAGNSGSKDFLGFPIPSAAGLVASLTLLMMKIYDKDFANGRWQYFLPVLMLFLSWMMVSEVKYPSFKGLDFKATRTFTKTLIGILLIGAIVILQDKILVIVLPIFFTAYLIYGFVRPHISQKIRAEIEEEEESPDDSTAV
- a CDS encoding LysE family transporter codes for the protein MQDYPSIAIAFITGFLSGLLLSIPIGPVNLTIINEGARRGFRFGVLVGLGASTMEIIYCSIAFTGFASFFMHGFVKAVMEVFSFAFLIVLGTKFLLAQSVPHAGAVEQRLEKRFHPHSAYMTGFLRVLGNPGVLIFWIILSANFVSRDWVPPQLDTKTACIAGVALGTNLWFCCISHAVSRGHKKFSEQTLLRMERGSGLGLLILGLIHGCQLVWQLTRARHQI
- a CDS encoding cytochrome c; this encodes MKSSKLFATIFLAAAMTPFAAYSAPTFNADIAPIIYQNCSSCHRPGEAAPFSLLSYHDAVRKARMIAKLTGSRTMPPWKAQAASYEYRDDRRLTDAQIALIQEWVAAGTPEGSGTAPEPPKFTSGWQLGEPDLIVEMPKGFHIPADGPDIYRNIPVPLGLTEDKWVTAIAMRPSARAVVHHVLYFADPNGHAHERPQQGDEPGFSGMRSGASVSLGGWAVGAQPHQLPYGLALRLPKGSDLVVQYHFHPDGKPEVEKSQVGFYFAKQPPTRTLASIQMPPHYSLFSGLDIPPGEKDFVIRDTYTLPVAIDGVGIGAHAHYLATVMKMTATLPGGDVKTLLNITDWDFAWQDRYYFKDLVALPQGTKLDVEIHWDNSAENPHNPSIPPVRVTWGEESKDEMGTITLIAVPHDEADSAKLHQDVNQRARMMAHEKMQSDPQLAKKVMKMLAE
- a CDS encoding endonuclease/exonuclease/phosphatase family protein; amino-acid sequence: MRRAFSILTVALLGMASAFAEPVRVTTWNLRPNISGGTNEWSPKVRAGQIAEAADALKKLKPDVIVLQQMADWKACDELAQALLPEKYQVVICSAFRDPRTKAPRKQVAILSHAKAYISWTEPWQTNGAPGGYAFAAIRVGGKNTGIFSIQLSGDNDADLRGGAEKSAREESARELIKQIAALQNWTTNRLDALVVAGDFNTAMDDADSSREKTLPMLAGFGFENALAAVPREQRVTLPGTRERADATVDYLFTRNAGRVSAPLFSQVALSEHAAVTCDLDSGSPAAPIVTQAPVAAPVSKVVPTASSFTTNSSAIVKPASTPVVMATIPANRPQWLWPAVAFIAGGGLLFLLMRWRGRRSRRLLAAPQQPPFVHIAIDGGTQTQLQISPPASRGMALPEDVRAGVSAQFAHWLKQKFVQRLVSDRAQLLETQQAAALKVLAVDERLAKIERQIAERNREYEERIDDLLKELTNAREENRELIRAKIALIKTEMEKERAKAERFAREHSERDANF
- a CDS encoding NAD+ synthase, which encodes MKVALAQINTTVGDLAGNEAKILAAYQRGVAAGVDLVMFPELTITGYPPRDLLLKRSFIAGNLTVLNRLAAASGKTAMLIGFVGENKNRPGREVANCTALLQDGGIVATRTKMLLPTYDVFDEDRYFEPATGNLPVTFNGQKIGLTICEDIWNDEDFWPDRRYQHNPPVELASAGSRVIFNISASPWCVHKERTRREMLRRMALKAKCPVIFCNQIGGNDELIFDGDSLAYNAAGELIAQAKMFTEDFVVVDTDATVAVKRAEISDEENIYHALVLGLRDYLHKCGFKSAVLGLSGGIDSALVACLAVEALGKENVRGISLPSQFSSQGSLDDARILAEKLGIPYEVISIQPAFEAAKQQLQPAFAGLREDTTEENIQARLRGVILMALSNKFGSLLLTTGNKSELAVGYCTLYGDMCGGLAVISDVPKTMVYRLARWINREREIIPESSITKAPSAELRPNQTDQDSLPPYEALDAILDAYVVQGKSLSEIVSSGADEATVKRIIRLIDFNEYKRRQAAPGLKVTSKAFGVGRRIPIAQKFQIV
- a CDS encoding discoidin domain-containing protein; translation: MNYFITTRVKTFTLRIALLAVICSAPAIARADDAKEQLMLTLPAPTLKGTPEDLPKNSTIEPIPDKPPVFMIPKGAKNVALGKTVTSSTAPYPGESLSQITDGKKEAIDADAVEMKKGVQWIQVDLGADYNIYAIALWHDHRYVQVMHDVIVQVSDDPEFKTGVTTLFNNDKDNVAQQGVGTDREYFETHMGKIIDGKGTKGRYVRGYTKGSTNGAMNCWQELEVYGLPAK